From one Oncorhynchus clarkii lewisi isolate Uvic-CL-2024 chromosome 6, UVic_Ocla_1.0, whole genome shotgun sequence genomic stretch:
- the LOC139412246 gene encoding RNA guanine-N7 methyltransferase-activating subunit-like protein, translated as MTDGPETPPNYEEQFAHRFSLEDPEYQQYVSRPANPPPLVEDWGGRGGGNNRGRDNRSQDRGGYRGRGWGGDRGRGWGGDRGRGWGGDRDRGGDRDRGGDRDRGGDRDRGGDRDRRYGQGGGGHQSGRYNSYNQRPSQYDRY; from the exons ATGACAGATGGTCCAGAAACGCCGCCTAACTATGAGGAGCAGTTTGCCCACCGGTTCTCTCTCGAAGACCCGGAGTACCAGCAGTACGTGAGTCGCCCCGCCAACCCCCCGCCACTGGTAGAGGACTGGGGGGGGCGTGGCGGTGGAAACAACCGGGGCAGAGacaacag ATCACAGGACCGTGGCGGGTACAGGGGCAGAGGTTGGGGAGGGGACAGGGGCCGTGGTTGGGGAGGGGACAGGGGCCGTGGTTGGGGAGGGGACAGGGACCGCGGGGGAGACAGGGACCGCGGAGGGGATAGGGACCGCGGAGGGGATAGGGACCGCGGAGGGGATAGGGACAGGCGTTACGGCCAGGGTGGTGGTGGGCATCAGTCTGGAAGATACAACTCCTACAACCAGAGACCATCACAGTACGACCGCTACTGA